The Candidatus Limnocylindrales bacterium sequence TGAGGGAATCCCTCGAAGATTTGCCGAAGGATTTACTAAAGCCCGGTTAGGAGATAAACTTATCCCATGGGTTAACTTTTACCCTGATAAAAGGAGGGTGAGGTGTGAGAAGGGATACATGGGAAGTTAGCCCGAAGAGCCACTTATTCCCCTCTCCCACGCTGTAGAAGAGGGACCAGGGGTGATGGCAGAGAGTTACCCTTAATTTTACAAAGTACTCCTCTCCCTTTAATCTGCCTTATAGATTATCGGCGGATTACCCTTCTATGTTAATCTTTATGGTTTGAGATTTAGCCTCCGGTACTTTGGGCAGGGTAATATGTAAAATGCCTTTCTTGTAACTGGCCGTAACTTTATCTGTTTGAACCTGGACCGGAATTCGTACAGATCGACTGAAAGGTCCGTAGGTCCGTTCGACCTGATGGTAGTTTTCGTTAGGATCTTCCTTTTCCTGCTTCTTTTCTCCTTTAATCGTTAAGGTGTCTCCGGTTATAGAGACCGAAACGTCGTT is a genomic window containing:
- a CDS encoding Hsp20/alpha crystallin family protein is translated as MDLESWRPFKDLASLREEINRVFDRVFKERPEEFFRGGAVNPPIDLSETPDSIIVRAEIPGVDANDVSVSITGDTLTIKGEKKQEKEDPNENYHQVERTYGPFSRSVRIPVQVQTDKVTASYKKGILHITLPKVPEAKSQTIKINIEG